The following are from one region of the Nicotiana tabacum cultivar K326 chromosome 3, ASM71507v2, whole genome shotgun sequence genome:
- the LOC107774398 gene encoding ribulose bisphosphate carboxylase small subunit, chloroplastic 2 yields MASSVMSSAAAVATGANAAQASMVAPFTGLKSATSFPVSRKQNLDITSIASNGGRVQCMQVWPPINKKKYETLSYLPDLSEEQLLREVDYLLKNGWVPCLEFETEHGFVYRENNKSPGYYDGRYWTMWKLPMFGCTDATQVLAEVEEAKKAYPQAWIRIIGFDNVRQVQCISFIAYKPEGY; encoded by the exons ATGGCTTCCTCAGTTATGTCCTCAGCTGCCGCTGTTGCCACCGGCGCCAATGCTGCTCAAGCCAGTATGGTTGCACCTTTCACTGGTCTCAAGTCCGCAACCTCCTTCCCGGTTTCCAGGAAACAAAACCTTGACATTACTTCCATTGCTAGCAACGGCGGAAGAGTTCAATGCATGCAG GTGTGGCCACCAATTAACAAGAAGAAGTACGAGACACTCTCATACCTTCCTGATTTGAGCGAGGAGCAATTGCTTAGGGAAGTTGACTACCTTTTGAAAAATGGATGGGTTCCTTGCTTGGAATTCGAGACTGAG CACGGATTCGTCTACCGTGAGAACAACAAGTCACCAGGATATTATGATGGTAGATACTGGACCATGTGGAAGTTGCCCATGTTCGGGTGCACTGATGCCACTCAGGTCTTGGCTGAGGTAGAGGAGGCAAAGAAGGCTTACCCACAAGCCTGGATCAGAATCATTGGATTTGATAACGTCCGTCAAGTGCAGTGCATCAGTTTCATCGCCTACAAGCCCGAAGGCTACTAA